CTTGACCGGGAATACGTACCCAACTTCATTTTTGGCCAGGAGGATATTGTGGTTGTGGTGGGACAAGACGGTTTGGTGGCAAACACCCTGAAATATTTGACAGTTCAGCTTTTGATCGGGGTTAACCCGGACCCGGCGCGCTGGGATGGAGTACTGCTGCCCTTTAAGGTTTCCGACCTGGGGCAGCTCATCCCGGAGGTGCTGAGATGTAAGAGGCCGGTGAAAGAGGTGACCATGGCCAAAGCTTCCCTGAATGACGGGCAGGAGATCCATGCGGTGAACGATCTATTCATCGGCCAGAAAACCCATGTTTCATCGCGTTATCATCTTCGCCTGGGTAAACAGGAGGAGTATCAATCATCCAGCGGTATCATCGTTTCCACCGGCCTTGGTTCCAGCGGGTGGTTGAAAAGCGTCCTGACCGGCGCGGCCAATATCGCCAGCCAGGCTTCTGGTATGAAGATCAGTGCTTCCCCGGAGAGGGAACTGGAGTGGGGAGCACGGCAATTGTATTTCTCTGTGCGGGAACCCTTTCCCAGTAAGATCTCCAAAACAAATTTGATATTTGGGAAAATCACCGTGGACAATCCCTTGAAGATACTTTCCCAGATGCCGGAAAATGGAGTGATTTTCAGTGACGGAATAGAGAGTGATTTTCTCCAGTTTAACTCGGGAATCGAAGCAAATATAAGTGTTTCTGAAAAGAAGGGGCATCTTGTGGTCTGATGGGCAGGCCAATGGTCAGGGGTTCTCTTGTGCTGGGATGGGTAATCCTGTAGATGTGGTAATTAGCAGAAGGGCGCCATGATATGCCCATGCGAGTTATTGCCTACAAAATAAACAAGCGTAGCGCCAGAACATACTTTGGCGCTATTACTTTATTAAAACATCATTTCAGTATTATATAATTTGAAAATCGTTAAATGGATTTAATCAGGTGTAATATTTATTATTTTATAAAATAGACAAATATCGACACATTTGGCTAAAAGTGACGTGTTAAAATTACAATATGATTTCTTAATAATAATTATAAGCGTCATAAAGAACATTTTGAAAAACTCGGGGGAGGTATGTAATTTTGAGAAAGGCACATATATTATTTTTGCTATTTGTAATTATTTTCACATTGGGAATACAGTTTTCTGCCCTGGCAAGTGACGATCCTCTGGATACCTGGAATCAGGTTAACTTTCAGACCGACGTGCTCGAAGCTGTAACTTACGGCAATGGGGCTTTCGTGGCGGTTGGGGGTGACAATATCCTGACCTCCCCTGACGGTTTCAACTGGACCATACGAGAATCACCTGTTGCAATTTTTCTCACAGGGATAGCCTACGGGAACGGAGCCTTTGTGGCGGTTGGACCTTACGGCACGATCCTGACTTCTCCGGACGGCATTAACTGGACGTTTCAGGATTCAGGGACTGACTATTGGCTCAATGAAATAACTTACGGTAACGGAGCATTCGTAGCAGTGGGTGGTGAATTGTATGGTCTTGGCGGAGGCACGATCCTGACCTCTCCGGACGGTATTAACTGGACTATACGGGAATCTGGTGCTTCCAGTCAACTCTTAGGGATAACTTGCGGCAATGGCTCCTTTGTGGCTGTAGGGATGGATGGAGTAATCCTGACCTCCCCGGATAGTATAAAGTGGTCAAGCAGTCCATCTGGTGTCGCAACCAGTTTGTTTGGTATAGCTTATGGCAGCGGCACTTTTGTTGCAGCGGGGGAGCATGGTATAATACTGACCTCTGTTGACGGATTGAACTGGACAGGCCAAAGGCAGGACATATCAATTTCATTCAAGGGAGTTAGCTTTTGCAACGATTCTTTTATAGCAGTGGGATATATACAATTTGACGATAAAGGTATAATAATGACCTCCCGTGATTGCATCAACTGGACCAGGCAAACTACAAACTCTGCGATAAGAATGGATAACTGGAAAGCCTACGAAAGCAGTATCATCAGCGCAGTTGCTTACGGCAGCGGCGCCTGCGTTGCAGTTGGCAGTCAGGACATGAAAGGCGGCATGATTTTTGCTTCCAAAGACGCATCAAAATGGGAAAGCATCATATCGGATACTAAATGCACATTAAATAATTCAACATATGGTAAAGGTATATTTGTGGCCACTGAGTTTGGAGACAAGATCCTGACCTCCCCTGACGGTGTGCGCTGGACCAGGCGTGTGACCGGAGCCGCAACCCACCTCTTCGGTATAGATTACTGCGGCGGTATTTTCGTAGCTACAGGAGATTTTGGCGTTCTCTTGACCTCTCCGGACGGCTTGAACTGGACAAATCAAACGACAGGAACTAAAAGTTATCTGCATGGGACAGCATATGGCAATGGTACTTTCGTGTCGGTAGGTAATAACGGCGTAATCCTCACTTCTGCTGACGGTACAGGTTGGGCCAGCCAGATATCCGGGACAACAAATCCCTTGGGTGATGTCATCTATGCTGAAAATAGCTTTGCGGCCGTTGGGAAAGGTACGGTACTGACTTCCCCGGACGGTTTTAACTGGACCAGCCGGGCAGCAGGCACAAAAGAATGGCTAACCGGAATAGCTTACGGCAACAGCGTATTTGTCGCTGTTGGTGAAAACGGCACAATTATTACCTCCCCGGATGGAACTAACTGGACAGTGCAAAAGACAGGCACTATTATGCACCTAAGCGAAGTTGCTTATGCCGGCGGTTACTTTGTGGTGGTGGGGGAAGCTGGTACGATCCTGACCTCACAGGATGGTGTGAACTGGACCAGCCGAAAATCAGGCGCTAATGAATTGCTAGGCGGGTTGTCTTACGGGAAAGACGCATTCATAGCTTATGGGTATGGAGGTCTGACCATCCGCTCCGGGAAAATAAGCGGCGGTGATATGCAAACACCCGAAAATTCACCGGAAAAAGGCCAGGAGATCATTCTTTGGGTTGGTAAGAGTGATATGTTTGTAAATGGAGTATACGAAGAGATAGACCCGGGCAGGGGAACTGTGCCGGTTATTATTGAAGACAGAACGCTTATGCCTGTCCGGGCAGTTATTGAGAAATTAGGCGGAGGTGTTAGCTGGGATGAACCGGAAGAAAAGGTATCTATTCAGCTAAATGGCGATGTTATAGAGCTCTGGATTGGGAAGAATTCAACCCGGGTAAATGGTACTGAAAAATCGATGGATGTATCACCACAGATTATTAATGAAAGAACAATGCTGCCGTTAAGGTTCATATCAGAGAACCTGGGCTGCCAGGTTAATTGGGATGGTAATACACAAAAAATAATAATAAATCAGTTACCGTAAAAATGTTATACACATTAAGTAACAGGAGATAACCAAATTGTTGCAAATTACTTTTATACTTCCGCATCTGTTGTTAAGCTGGATATTATATGATTTTGTATTTAGATTCATTAAATACAAAAAGGCGAAACATAGGATAACGGAATGTTATGAACTTAAAATTAGATACTATTATCATGGTATTTTAAGAAAGGCGCTTAGAATCGCAGCTATTCTTTTAATACCTTTGCTTTTCCCGGGTTCATTTCAAACTGCCGGAGTTAACCTGCCTCTGGAAGTTCGTTTTGTTGTAGGTTTTGTAGTTGCCGGCTTAGTCCTTGTATTTATACCAGTAACAAAAGAGGGTAAATTATCTAAGAATTACTTTTTTATTCC
This DNA window, taken from Dehalobacter sp., encodes the following:
- a CDS encoding copper amine oxidase N-terminal domain-containing protein — encoded protein: MRKAHILFLLFVIIFTLGIQFSALASDDPLDTWNQVNFQTDVLEAVTYGNGAFVAVGGDNILTSPDGFNWTIRESPVAIFLTGIAYGNGAFVAVGPYGTILTSPDGINWTFQDSGTDYWLNEITYGNGAFVAVGGELYGLGGGTILTSPDGINWTIRESGASSQLLGITCGNGSFVAVGMDGVILTSPDSIKWSSSPSGVATSLFGIAYGSGTFVAAGEHGIILTSVDGLNWTGQRQDISISFKGVSFCNDSFIAVGYIQFDDKGIIMTSRDCINWTRQTTNSAIRMDNWKAYESSIISAVAYGSGACVAVGSQDMKGGMIFASKDASKWESIISDTKCTLNNSTYGKGIFVATEFGDKILTSPDGVRWTRRVTGAATHLFGIDYCGGIFVATGDFGVLLTSPDGLNWTNQTTGTKSYLHGTAYGNGTFVSVGNNGVILTSADGTGWASQISGTTNPLGDVIYAENSFAAVGKGTVLTSPDGFNWTSRAAGTKEWLTGIAYGNSVFVAVGENGTIITSPDGTNWTVQKTGTIMHLSEVAYAGGYFVVVGEAGTILTSQDGVNWTSRKSGANELLGGLSYGKDAFIAYGYGGLTIRSGKISGGDMQTPENSPEKGQEIILWVGKSDMFVNGVYEEIDPGRGTVPVIIEDRTLMPVRAVIEKLGGGVSWDEPEEKVSIQLNGDVIELWIGKNSTRVNGTEKSMDVSPQIINERTMLPLRFISENLGCQVNWDGNTQKIIINQLP
- a CDS encoding sugar kinase, with amino-acid sequence MNRLSENKIILVKRKSRLEELIARYNTMEQARFYIEHMGADFSDYVLEDETYKQAILQACSTLGSLGRVQMLDREYVPNFIFGQEDIVVVVGQDGLVANTLKYLTVQLLIGVNPDPARWDGVLLPFKVSDLGQLIPEVLRCKRPVKEVTMAKASLNDGQEIHAVNDLFIGQKTHVSSRYHLRLGKQEEYQSSSGIIVSTGLGSSGWLKSVLTGAANIASQASGMKISASPERELEWGARQLYFSVREPFPSKISKTNLIFGKITVDNPLKILSQMPENGVIFSDGIESDFLQFNSGIEANISVSEKKGHLVV